The following proteins are encoded in a genomic region of Triticum dicoccoides isolate Atlit2015 ecotype Zavitan chromosome 1B, WEW_v2.0, whole genome shotgun sequence:
- the LOC119324971 gene encoding probable serine/threonine-protein kinase PBL12: MLRRQPVESLQPHLLFNSSNPHTATHRLNQETNHFASRGSLPVLPSLALALSGPSSITAEVVSPMASPKTWRSMFCCVGGAGAGAAADADDEGPSPSSTPRRRRGDRRALLPSSSASTASRVSLSSLGSTGTLTPEDLSLTLSGSNLHAFTYAELRAATAGFSRSRYLGCGGFGPVYKGQLAAELRPGLEAQTVAVKYLDLDSSSQGHNEWLAEVFFLGQLRHKNLVKLVGYCYEEEHRMLAYEFMGTGSLEKHLFRSIDGPMPWMTRMKIAVGAAKGLAFLHGADTPVIFRDLKASNILLDSDYTAKLSDFGLAKGGPNGDATHVTTRIMGTHGYAAPEYIMTGHLTAKSDVYSFGVVLLELLSGRRSIDRARRFREQSLVDYARPYLKKQDKLHRVMDPALECQYSCQGAELAARVAYKCLSQNSKLRPTMKEVVQALEPILKMDDYLQVGPFVFTVVVENTEKNVGSKGKLIGDEWKADMKVEKIVEDKQQSHQDRHRQKFPNSTIHADILLQRDGAIGPYTTALQRHRRASSYTEERGA, encoded by the exons ATGCTTCGTCGTCAACCAGTCGAGTCTCTCCAACCCCATCTCCTCTTCAACTCCTCAAACCCTCACACCGCAACTCACAGGCTCAACCAAGAAACCAACCACTTTGCATCGAGAGGATCGTTGCCAGTTCTTCCGTCTCTTGCTCTTGCATTGAGCGGTCCATCTTCGATTACCGCGGAGGTCGTGTCACCGATGGCTTCACCAAAGACGTGGAGGTCTATGTTCTGCTGCGTCGGAGGAGCAGGGGCGGGGGCTGCCGCCGATGCCGACGACGAAGGGCCGTCGCCGTCTTCCACGCCGAGGAGGAGAAGAGGGGACAGAAGGGCGCTGCTGCCGTCGTCGTCCGCGTCGACGGCGTCCAGGGTCTCCCTGTCCAGCCTGGGGTCGACGGGCACGCTGACGCCGGAGGACCTCTCGCTGACGCTGTCGGGTTCCAACCTGCACGCCTTCACCTACGCCGAGCTCAGGGCGGCCACCGCCGGCTTCTCCCGCTCCAGGTACCTCGGCTGCGGCGGCTTCGGGCCCGTGTATAAGGGCCAGCTCGCCGCCGAGCTCCGGCCGGGCCTGGAGGCGCAGACGGTCGCCGTCAAGTACCTTGACCTCGACTCCAGCTCGCAGGGCCATAACGAGTGGCTG gcggaggtgttcttccttggGCAACTGAGGCACAAGAACCTGGTGAAGCTCGTCGGGTACTGCTACGAGGAGGAGCACCGCATGCTGGCGTACGAGTTCATGGGGACCGGCAGCCTGGAGAAGCACCTGTTCAGAAGCATCGACGGCCCCATGCCGTGGATGACGAGGATGAAGATCGCCGTCGGCGCCGCCAAGGGCCTCGCCTTCCTCCACGGCGCCGACACGCCGGTCATCTTCCGCGACCTCAAGGCGTCCAACATCTTGCTCGACTCG GACTATACCGCCAAGCTGTCAGACTTCGGCCTCGCCAAGGGCGGGCCCAACGGCGACGCCACCCATGTCACGACACGTATCATGGGGACACATGGATATGCCGCACCAGAGTACATCATGACGGGGCACCTGACCGCCAAGAGCGACGTCTATAGCTTCGGCGTGGTGCTCCTCGAGCTATTATCGGGTCGGCGGTCCATTGACCGTGCTCGACGTTTCAGGGAGCAAAGCTTGGTCGACTATGCCAGGCCATACCTCAAGAAGCAGGACAAGCTGCACCGGGTCATGGATCCGGCTTTGGAATGCCAGTACTCGTGCCAGGGGGCCGAACTGGCCGCACGAGTGGCGTACaaatgcttgagccaaaactcaaagTTGAGGCCCACCATGAAAGAGGTCGTTCAGGCCCTAGAGCCCATACTCAAGATGGACGACTACCTACAAGTGGGTCCATTCGTGTTCACAGTCGTAGTGGAAAATACCGAGAAAAACGTTGGGAGCAAAGGAAAGCTTATTGGTGACGAGTGGAAGGCTGACATGAAGGTTGAGAAGATTGTAGAGGACAAGCAGCAGAGCCACCAAGATCGGCACCGGCAAAAGTTCCCAAACTCAACGATACACGCCGACATTTTGCTGCAACGGGATGGTGCCATCGGGCCTTATACCACCGCGCTACAACGTCACCGAAGAGCATCAAGTTACACCGAGGAAAGGGGTGCATAG